The window AATttcgatttttctttttatttgcatAGGAGAATTTATGGTAATGTTGTCAAATTGATGATGAATTTTTAGGCCGCAAGATTGCTAGGAATGTTATGGCAATGGCCACAGGAGAGGCACCATCAGAAATTGCCACTACTGAAACTCCAGAAATTGTTAAGACTGTTCAAGAAGCTGTAAGAATATTTGGttcctattttttgttttttcaaataaatacataAACTAACTTTAGGGTAATTTTATTGTTTATAGATTTTGTTTTGAGATTAATCTCTTGAGTGTGACACTATTAACAaatatttaattcttttaagtaaTTTATCTAAGATGGTAAAggtgattatttatttatttatcatttattatttaataatgatttttgttgcataaatatatatagtgGGATAAAGTTGAAGACAAGTATGCAGTGAGTTCACTAGGGGTAGCTGCTTTGATTGCATTGGTTGGCTCCACTGGTTTGGTCTCAGTAAGTTATTTAAATAATTCAATttgaatttatttgtttattttcatttcattattCACAAATAatcataatatttatttgttattatttaattgacaatttttttttctaagtaaTGATTATTATTTGTGTCAGGCAATTGATAAGCTTCCTTTGATCCCTGGGATTTTAGAGGTTGTAGGCATTGGTTACACTGGGGTAAGTCAAATacactctttttatttttattttttaaatttcttttttagtACATAGTAAAAAGTTTACTTGGTTGATGAGATTAGTTACACAAGAAATACTTGTTTAATGTGTATTATAACATCGAAAAATAAGTAATTataaatattcttaaaatatgtattaaatatattataagatCATATAAATATTTCTTTCTGTTATTTCAGttaacaaatcaaataaaaatatagactCTAGTtactttataatatatttttacccTTGGTTTGTGTCATTCCATCTTTTTAACACTTTCTTGGGTGCAAATTAAAGTTACTAACAAATCAAGTATGTAATTTAGTTCAATTAATCAGGATGAGGCATAACTCAACAACCAAAccaagagggaaaaaaaaaaaagaaaacatcctAAGATACTTTTTAGAGTGAAAATCACAAAAGACAGAaacagagtatatatatatatatatatatatatatatatatatatatataagagggaATTAAACAATTGGAAATTAATAAGAATTGTTAAATGGAATAATAACTTTGGATTCACTAATTTGGAAAACCTGTTATTCATATCCTCTATTTCTTTCTTGGCAGTTGTTTGTTTACAAGAATCTAGTATTCAAGCCAGATAGGTAAGCTTGATTCTTCTTTTCTTGATTAATATATTACACTTTGTTGCATGGATTAACTTAAAGTGAAATGTGCGAATACTAAACTTTGAAAATTTGCAATTCAACACTTTGAAGTTGTTAAATAATGCAAAAAGACTTGTTAACCTTTTCTTTTTCCTCCCAAATTAttcttgatgtgttttatttACAAAACAAGGGTAATTTTGGAAGAGAAGTTGATAGGTAGCCTTTGAATAAAGTATgtttttgtctttaatatttgttaaaaaattttaaatttttttaatatttaatttattttaattttatttttaatgtttaaaataaGTTTAAATTTTCATACATCTAAATTTAGCATTTCAAtactttgaaaataatttgtccttattactttcttcttttctgaGTTCTGACCCATCATTATCACTACTCtttgagaaaatatattttgtatattttaaaagtttagaaTATGTGACTATTTAtaggaaattatttttattaaataataatttaattaaacatatcaaattatttaataatttttacttattattttcatataaagaCAATTTTACATATAGGTCATCTTAAGAATATAAAATCTGAACTAGgattaattgtattatttttcttgatataatgattttttttaagggGGGAAAAAACTTTGCAATGAATAAAAGTTGTATGTGTTTTAAACATGTTTGTTGGACTAATTAAACAGGGAGGCATTGGTgaggaaaataaaagaaacatatgAAGAAATAACTGGAAGCAACTAAAATGTGATGATGAGTTTATTGTTGAGATGCTGTTGACTTTGGAAGACTTCAATAATCTTTGCAACACATTGTTGAAGATGTCAGCATGATTCTTCTTTTTGAGGCCAAAAGCTTCTGACCAATAAATACATTATCCTATATATGGAATGTAATATgtccagaaaaaaaaaattgagtgtaactttttataaatattaatccaCCGTCTGAGACAATCTCATTAATCTCCTCAAGTATATATAGTAGTACGTCTCCAAATAACATGATCGGTTTGATTAACTAAAGTTTTTCACTATCAACTGAGTTAATTGTGTTTAAGTTCCACTTTTTTCCATTCACttaatacctttttttttttattttgattcagTGGAATAGGTTTTGGTTAATGCATCGCTAAATGATTCCTTTAGGCTTTTGAAAATCTCAGTATCACTCTTATTGTGAAAGCAATAAACAAATAACAACAAACTCTTGTCTTACTAAGTGGGATCGGTTATATGGGTCAAACGACGTTATTGAGTTCTATtatatatcatatttttaaaGAGATCGGTTACATATAGATCTCGTTTTATCACCTCATAGATGATCTTTCTATGTCTTCCTCTACCTTTCACTCCTTATCCattttccatctcatccacctttCTAATTGGGTGCTCTACTGTCGATCTtattctcacatgtccaaatcaCCTGAGATGCGATTCTACtatcttttccacaataggtgctactccaactctctctcttatatcttcgttccttattctatccaatcgcgtatgactactcatctatctcaacatcttcatctctgtcacACTTAACTTATTTTCGTGCTTCCTTTTGACCGCTCAACACTCTATACCATAAAGCATAGTCAATCTGATAGTAGTGTGATAGAATTTACCTTCaaattttaaaggcactttttcgtcgcatataaaaccagacgcactccgccattttgaccaacctactTGGATCCTAttatttacatcatgttcaatctctccattatcctgtatgatgcactcaagatacttaaaacttttaattttttgtatgatGTTTTCTCTAATCTttacctctatattagggttttcccttcgGCAAccaaacttacattccatatattccgtcttgctacgactCATGCGCAcaccatacacttctagaactTCTCTCCATAAATCCAACTTTTTATTTAAGTCTTTCCTTGACTCTCCTATAAAGACGATATCATCagtaaaaagcatgcaccatggcacaggctcttagaTATGctttgtgagtacttccaagactaatgtgaaaaggtatgaacttaaggatgatccctggtgtaatcctataccaatagaaaatttctctgttacaccaccttgagtcttcacactagttgtagccCCGCCATACatatctttaattgcacgaatatgtGCGATcattactctcttcctttccaaaaccttccataagacctcccttgtcactctatcgtacgctttttccaaattaaTAAACACCATATATAGATTCCTTTTATTACTACTATACCTCTCCATCATTCTTTTTAACAGGTATGTAATTTCAGTAGTGGATCTGCCTATAGCATAAAactaaattggttctctgttacttgtgtcttttATCTCAACCTCCATTCTATCACCATTTCTCATAACTTTATGATATGGCTCATGATTTTGATCCCTCTATAATTTTCGCAACTCTGTATTTttccttattcttgtagataggtaccaaggtgctctttctctaCTCATATGACATCTTCTTTGacattaaaatctcattaaaaagcttggttaaccaactGATACCCTtctctccaagacccttccaaattTCAATCAGAATATTATCGGATCCTACTGTCCTATCATTTTTCAtccgctttagagcctcttttacctcgaagtctcgaatccttcgatagtagtcgaagttttgatcttcttccctcgtgcataatcgaccaagactcggaagagtcttctgtgcTTCATTAAATAATTCGTAGAAGTAGCTCGATCTTCCACCTTTTATTAATCTTTTCATCTTGAGCGAAAAGCTCTCCGtttttatcctttatgcacttaacctgatccaagtctctcgttcttctttcacgattcgttgcgattctatatatacctttttctcctttctTCGTGCCTAAAAACTGGTAGACGCCctcatatactcttgttctttctTCACTTGCAGCCACTTTTTTCTATTTCTTAACAGCCTTATATCTTTCTCAATTATTTGTATTACGGCccaaagaccactctttaaaacaCACCTTTTTACCTTTATCTTTTtttgtacactcgcattccaccatcAGGACTCCTTATCTC is drawn from Arachis hypogaea cultivar Tifrunner chromosome 12, arahy.Tifrunner.gnm2.J5K5, whole genome shotgun sequence and contains these coding sequences:
- the LOC112726602 gene encoding protein CURVATURE THYLAKOID 1B, chloroplastic, with product MASTSSSTLTISSSSTIFDGKALRNSATSPQCVSLPTLPPPTLQAQIRQWKPNAYCRKIARNVMAMATGEAPSEIATTETPEIVKTVQEAWDKVEDKYAVSSLGVAALIALVGSTGLVSAIDKLPLIPGILEVVGIGYTGLFVYKNLVFKPDREALVRKIKETYEEITGSN